The following coding sequences are from one Oscarella lobularis chromosome 19, ooOscLobu1.1, whole genome shotgun sequence window:
- the LOC136198300 gene encoding uncharacterized protein produces the protein MALSAEGSSDLDGICCRSVLQEILFCRNADVEALQQLLALARKIAFSPTSSAVLTNENPSGWKSSHGFSCSDLMKRVISLRKADVVALRELFATSMELAPYLLERTQKRKGVQTTQDSSSDIPFLSNIFRSTNLLHGRENHLEEIATYFFGKKCREVKDMNDLLIQFVSGVGGVGKTSLANLYAVRFSQHYTDGVFFFDAQSHPSLEASLNRNILQVNRMLGQTDVPDFGDFQASLNHFHQYIKERNRCLLVIDNADDVENAIRCLSHETVCCHILVTTRSSVQPHFSNIPISPNIVHLESLSEAVATAALISGSGRNSQNMSLSERDNAAAIASLPPVEGLPIAISHASTFIREKDLSFEEYRCMLLEKKKNLPVDLDLTTFLRYFCLSHIEEKLRRLGIKKPRDLEKLKPDSFSLTSSFDKESLAFAIERLHSTRHAFLTWEMNIEEISKSHPEGETVLFCCSVLNSKGLPQLIITDFLRTAHGTSATWRFRAGVSAVQKYSLLRELVLNDGSTYYDVHHLVYRSIYERLRQKPETLKFVLTTVGECVVSMLRPALDDQNLRQFCLLLSPHLAEIAKKILLVEGNLTDQLWQIVDCACLMHLHLHQLKTLKALGLNAAEKVKDVTSQQTKGYLTTKFYLYVMKSCVELSDSKETLHYFNLAFQGQPWTSLDDYQIGCWWDDICLAYRISQNETRLEREHELLCLKGVAERSNDLTKQFQILSLLATYYIRTKKPEKYNEIVKVFLRLAECNTDPYETAMFAKHFGKSLASQGDFKQAITFTKEAVSIAYSCPRITRETLCEVCHEAFFWCHELKDYKEGCDMLEKGLPYLQEVYLEESDFSLSYKVSYGQSLIFTKRYLEGIKILKQCLDVIGKYPETRSRKRSQIVCLLHLGEALPMISKRDEAAKYLGQVWMLLQSKKRSAETAAEMKRLGFLYTKLNRLEEATTVLRKCLDILNEVKDSVRNMEIGLEASANLFGCLMVKKRFADAEAEATRALSRYQPHFSPSNEHIKILQTLL, from the exons ATGGCTCTTTCGGCCGAAG GTTCGAGTGATCTAGACGGAATTTGTTGCCGTAGTGTTCTTcaagaaattcttttttgtcGGAATGCTGACGTTGAGGCTCTTCAACAGTTATTGGCCTTAGCGCGAAAAATAGCCTTTTCGCCTACTAGCTCTGCCGTTTTGACAAATGAGAATCCAAGTG GTTGGAAGAGCTCCCACGGTTTTTCTTGCAGTGACCTAATGAAGCGTGTTATTTCGCTTCGCAAGGCTGACGTTGTCGCTCTTCGAGAATTATTTGCTACTTCAATGGAATTAGCTCCATACTTACTAGAAAGAacgcagaaaagaaaag GGGTTCAGACAACTCAAGATTCAAGTTCAGATATTCCTT TTTTGTCCAACATTTTTCGATCTACAAATCTTCTACACGGGCGCGAAAATCATCTAGAAGAAATTGCAACCTATTTCTTTGGGAAAAAATGCAGAGAAGTGAAGGATATGAACGACCTTCTTATTCAG TTTGTCAGCGGTGTCGGAGGAGTAGGCAAAACGTCACTGGCAAATCTCTACGCCGTACGTTTTTCGCAACACTACACtgacggcgttttcttctttgacgcTCAGTCGCATCCTTCTCTTGAGGCGTCGCTCAACCGAaac ATCTTACAAGTGAATCGTATGCTTGGTCAGACAGACGTTCCTGACTTTGGCGATTTTCAAGCAAGCTTGAACCATTTTCATCAATACATTAAAGAAAGGAATCGTTGCCTTCTCGTCATCGACAACGCTGACGACGTTGAAAACGCGATCCGATGTCTTTCACACGAAACCGTTTGTTGTCACATCTTGGTAACAACGAGATCGTCTGTGCAACCGCATTTCAGCAATATACCTATTTCCCCAAACATCGTTCATCTTGAAAGTCTTTCAGAAGCTGTCGCTACTGCTGCTCTGATTTCAGGGTCAGGAAGAAATTCTCAAAATATGTCTTTGTCTGAGAGGGACAATGCAGCTGCAATTGCAAGCCTTCCTCCAGTGGAAGGGCTCCCTATAGCCATTTCACATGCTTCGACATTTATTCGCGAAAAAGATCTTAGTTTTGAAGAGTACCGATGCATGCtgttggaaaagaaaaagaatcttCCGGTAGACTTAGATTTGACAACATTTTTACGCTATTTCTGTCTGTCTCacattgaagagaaactgaGACGGTTGGGCATCAAGAAACCGCGCGATTTGGAGAAGCTTAAACCTGACTCTTTTTCATTGACCTCGTCCTTTGATAAAGAGTCTTTGGCGTTTGCAATCGAACGACTTCATTCAACGCGTCACGCATTTCTAACGTGGGAAATGaatattgaagaaatttcgaAAAGTCATCCAGAAGGCGAAACGGTGCTTTTCTGCTGCTCCGTTCTCAACTCGAAAGGCCTTCCGCAACTAATCATAACGGATTTCTTGCGTACAGCCCACGGCACTTCGGCCACATGGCGCTTTCGTGCTGGAGTAAGTGCCGTTCAAAAatattctcttcttcgagaGTTAGTCCTAAACGATGGATCGACCTACTACGACGTTCATCATCTCGTTTATCGGAGCATCTACGAACGTCTGCGCCAGAAACCAGAAACTCTCAAATTCGTTCTCACGACAGTCGGTGAATGTGTCGTTAGCATGCTGCGGCCAGCATTAGACGATCAAAATCTTAGACAGTTTTGTCTGCTTCTTTCTCCCCATTTGGCCGAAATCGCCAAGAAAATTTTGCTTGTAGAAGGGAATCTTACTGACCAGTTATGGCAAATAGTAGACTGCGCATGCTTGATGCACTTGCACTTGCATCAGCTGAAAACCCTAAAAGCATTGGGATTGAACGCTGCTGAGAAAGTCAAAGACGTTACGAGCCAGCAAACGAAGGGCTATCTGACAACTAAAT TTTACCTCTACGTGATGAAAAGCTGCGTTGAACTATCTGATAGCAAAGAAACACTTCACTACTTCAATCTTGCGTTTCAAGGACAACCTTGGACTTCTTTAGATGACTATCAAATTGGCTGTTGGTGGGATG ATATCTGTCTCGCATACCGTATTTCTCAAAATGAAACGCGATTGGAGAGAGAACATGAGCTTCTGTGCCTAAAAGGCGTCGCTGAACGCAGCAACGATCTAACTAAGCAGTTCCAAA TTCTAAGTTTGTTAGCGACATACTACATTCGCACTAAAAAGCCGGAGAAGTATAACGAAATTGTCAAAGTCTTTTTGAGACTGGCGGAGTGTAATACAGATCCGTACGAGACAGCAATGT TCGCGAAGCATTTTGGAAAAAGCCTTGCTTCGCAAGGAGATTTCAAGCAAGCTATCACTTTCACTAAAGAAGCTGTCAGTATTGCATACTCCTGTCCAAGAATCACACGCGAAACGCTGTGTGAAG TTTGCCACGAAGCCTTCTTTTGGTGTCATGAGCTAAAAGATTACAAGGAGGGCTGCGACATGTTAGAGAAAGGGCTACCGTATCTGCAAGAAGTGTATTTGGAGGAGAGCGACTTCTCTTTATCTT ACAAGGTGTCCTACGGCCAAAGTCTTATTTTCACCAAAAGATACTTGGAAGGAATCAAAATTTTGAAGCAATGTTTAGACGTCATTGGGAAGTACCCCGAAACGCGTTCTAGGAAGCGTTCTCAAATCGTTT gtttGCTGCACCTTGGAGAAGCCTTGCCGATGATCTCCAAGAGAGACGAAGCCGCCAAATATTTAGGCCAAGTCTGGATGTTGCTTCAGTCCAAGAAACGAAGTGCAGAAACAGCTGCAG AGATGAAAAGACTTGGATTTCTTTACACAAAGCTTAATCGACTTGAAGAGGCAACAACGGTTTTACGAAAATGCTTAGATATTTTGAATGAGGTTAAGGACTCCGTTCGAAATATGGAAATAGGATTAGAAG CGTCGGCAAATTTGTTTGGCTGTCTAATGGTAAAGAAACGTTTTGCTGACGCTGAAGCGGAAGCAACAAGAGCGTTAAGCAGGTACCAACCTCATTTCTCTCCCAGCAACGAGCACATCAAGATTC tGCAAACCTTACTGTGA
- the LOC136198347 gene encoding uncharacterized protein, whose translation MVILCQEMFANKPDFVMCSDLLRRLLPVLVLAIAVFVFVWSFTVSIKLNRIMTRNDLNRSDALLVVLLTSGIVTSVLFVFSSLGSWTNLDSNASNRCGNSTIYPRLFVSLFVSYRLAGLVTLLFVLANCFRSARFPARSQYALSQVTLLRGKCTGCSKKERIFFAMGYTMSFGGFIAIAVAGAVLDNEHYCQFIITKWQRYVVMSLSYVLICIGAILLLFISKARITPSGRVLSFRRRGKWIDTNCHHIQPDTQGIDWFNSEWPLTRMFLVPIITSYVTWIPFLILLTMYDDHSAATHESIEIIAIIIAFVGYLAEPFLYAAAPRYALLYKEMFCSVKGCCVLTFGSSEYLSTRTSLLASGTLNESYEAAAQQDDVNARHTIRASTTSEQSYRATLSEDFNGETERDSVASQKRCHDLGDITQSSEDVTSVTKEKDGLTTAKDASSEDVLGLAKEKDGFCIVNEADQRVKEEKEKEIAFVSTGSNASGCKKDCVETMEKTSKCPGRRQEGSADVIYVDVHEDRMVGADERI comes from the exons ATGGTCATCTTGTGTCAAGAAATGTTTGCGAATAAACCTGACTTCGTGATGTGCAGCGATCTTCTCCGTCGTCTATTGCCCGTTCTCGTCCTCGCAAttgccgtcttcgtttttgTGTGGTCTTTTACCGTCTCAATCAAGCTAAATCGAATTATGACTAGAAACGATTTAAATAGGTCTGATGCGCTTCTGGTGGTCCTTCTAACTAGTGGAATTGTTACTTCTGTgctctttgttttctcttctcttggCTCATGGACAAATTTAGACTCGAATGCCAGCAATCGCTGTGGAAACTCAACAATTTACCCTCGTTTATTTGTTTCACTGTTTGTGAGTTATCGCCTTGCAGGACTCGTGACTCTCCTTTTTGTTTTGGCTAATTGCTTTCGCTCAGCAAGGTTTCCCGCTCGATCTCAATATGCTTTATCTCAAGTCACGTTGCTTCGCGGAAAATGCACCGGATGttctaaaaaagaacgaataTTTTTCGCAATGGGCTATACGATGTCCTTTGGTGGATTCATTGCAATTGCTGTCGCAGGAGCAGTGCTGGATAATGAACATTACTGCCAATTTATTATTACCAAATG gcaAAGATACGTTGTCATGAGCCTTAGCTACGTTTTAATTTGCATTGGAGCAATTCTGTTGCTGTTTATTTCCAAGGCTCGAATAACGCCTTCTGGAAGAGTTCTTTcctttcggcgacgaggaaaGTGGATTGACACTAATTGTCATCACATACAGCCAGATACGCAAGGCATTGATTGGTTTAACAGTGAATGGCCATTAACCCGTATGTTTTTGGTACCCATAATAACGTCTTACGTGACTTGGATTCCTTTCCTG aTTCTTTTGACAATGTACGATGATCACAGTGCCGCCACGCACGAGTCGATTGAAATTATAGCAATTATCATAGCCTTTGTAGGTTATCTAGCAGAACCGTTTCTTTACGCAGCAGCTCCGAGATACGCTCTTTTGTACAAAGAAATGTTTTGCTCTGTGAAAGGCTGTTGTGTACTGACGTTTGGCT CTTCTGAGTATCTCAGTACTAGAACGAGTTTGCTTGCATCAGGCACACTCAACGAAAGTTATGAAGCGGCAGCGCAGCAAGACGATGTTAATGCTCGCCATACTATTCGGGCCAGCACTACTAGCGAACAGTCGTATAGAGCGACATTATCAGAAGA TTTTAATGgtgaaactgaaagagatTCTGTTGCAAGCCAAAAAAGATGCCACGATTTGGGCGATATAACCCAAAGCAGCGAAGATGTCACTTCCgtgacaaaagaaaaagacggtcTCACTACGGCAAA AGACGCCAGCTCCGAAGATGTTTTGGGCTTAGCTAAAGAGAAGGATGGATTCTGCATTGTCAATGAAGCAGATCAGCGAGttaaagaagagaaggaaaaag aaataGCATTTGTCTCTACTGGTAGTAATGCATCTGGTTGCAAGAAAGACTGTGTAGAAACGATGGAGAAAACTTCGAAATGCCCAGGTCGTCGCCAGGAAGGCAGTGCAGACGTGATTTACGTAGATGTTCACGAGGATCGAATGGTCGGTGCTGATGAACGTATATAG
- the LOC136198346 gene encoding uncharacterized protein isoform X2 encodes MTTPNALNHTGFYSCGVSFSFSCVTMGSPFCNGSCSCVCSISSPTGNLSFAECNADVRRFLPYLLIVCGSLSMLWNAASLLQFVISSIERKTIESDSTFASTAFTELVNSVVNVVLGAMLLNQCIRQTSGDNDISPYSVVSALAGFRLITLGFYSLVLLNRFYSAKLQLLEKFSLSIPVFPLQNVAARARLLKALFHIAAHGLGAVFFPTSKTYSCLYIINKWRRYVVCIVSWVLIGPGVLMLLYVMKAHTKISYQGRVLNEERKDWTSFDCPPKSVGETNTNWFAKDWRLTRVFVTKIIVLYATWMPFLVVLTIYGDLEICKHETLVLIGLIIVIFGSFVQPFVSITSSRYRRMCRECSCLDPLKNWFIYTKAPSERTLRERQKKSRNSKSQYGSLTGKKTENIAERCTVNDRNESSQYLFQPIESGAIVTTVSNIGSTKENFATAKLSSSTAGPCVASASLLRADEQPHDFNSE; translated from the exons ATGACGACACCTAACGCCTTAAATCATACGGGATTCTACAGCTGCGGGGtttctttcagtttcagTTGCGTCACGATGGGATCACCTTTTTGCAACGGATCGTGTTCCTGTGTTTGCAGTATATCGAGCCCGACCGGCAATTTATCCTTTGCCGAGTGTAACGCTGACGTTCGTCGCTTCCTGCCGTATTTACTTATTGTATGCGGCAGTTTGAGCATGCTGTGGAACGCTGCTTCGCTTCTTCAGTTTGTAATTTCTTCAATAGAGCGAAAGACTATCGAATCTGATTCCACTTTTGCCTCAACTGCTTTTACAGAACTAGTCAACTCCGTCGTCAACGTTGTTCTTGGGGCAATGTTGTTAAACCAATGCATTCGCCAAACTTCTGGCGACAACGATATCAGCCCTTATTCAGTCGTCTCTGCGTTGGCGGGTTTTAGACTCATTACTCTTGGTTTCTACTCTCTGGTATTGCTGAACCGCTTCTACTCTGCAAAGCTACAATTGCTAGAAaagttttctctttccattCCGGTCTTTCCGCTACAAAATGTagccgcgcgcgcgagacTTTTGAAAGCATTATTTCATATTGCGGCACATGGGTTGGGAGCAGTGTTCTTTCCCACCAGCAAAACATATTCCTGTCTTTACATCATAAACAAATG GCGAAGATACGTTGTGTGTATTGTTAGCTGGGTTCTAATTGGTCCTGGTGTATTGATGTTGCTGTACGTGATGAAAGCTCATACTAAGATATCTTATCAAGGAAGGGTTTTgaatgaagaaagaaaagattggACAAGCTTTGATTGTCCTCCTAAAAGTGTAGGAGAAACAAATACTAATTGGTTTGCTAAAGATTGGAGATTAACTCGTGTGTTTGTGACAAAAATCATCGTTTTGTACGCAACTTGGATGCCTTTCCTA GTAGTTCTGACAATATACGGCGATTTAGAAATTTGCAAACACGAAACTCTCGTTCTTATTGGTCTTATTATTGTAATCTTTGGATCGTTTGTGCAGCCTTTCGTTAGCATAACATCATCAAGGTATCGTCGGATGTGCCGTGAATGCTCTTGCCTCGATCCGTTGAAAAATTGGTTCATTTATACAAAGGCCC CTTCTGAAAGAACATTGCgtgaaagacaaaagaagtCTCGTAATTCGAAAAGCCAATATGGATCTCtaacaggaaaaaaaactgA GAACATAGCCGAACGATGCACTGTCAACGATAGAAACGAATCTAGCCAATATCTTTTTCAGCCAATTGAAAGCGGCGCAATTGTTACTACAGTGTCAAATATTGGTTCTACGAAGGAGAA TTTTGCAACGGCAAAATTGTCTTCAAGCACAGCAGGACCTTGTGTAGCTTCAGCCTCTTTGCTACGAGCAGATGAGCAACCTCATGATTTCAATAGCGAGTAA
- the LOC136198346 gene encoding uncharacterized protein isoform X3 — MGSPFCNGSCSCVCSISSPTGNLSFAECNADVRRFLPYLLIVCGSLSMLWNAASLLQFVISSIERKTIESDSTFASTAFTELVNSVVNVVLGAMLLNQCIRQTSGDNDISPYSVVSALAGFRLITLGFYSLVLLNRFYSAKLQLLEKFSLSIPVFPLQNVAARARLLKALFHIAAHGLGAVFFPTSKTYSCLYIINKWRRYVVCIVSWVLIGPGVLMLLYVMKAHTKISYQGRVLNEERKDWTSFDCPPKSVGETNTNWFAKDWRLTRVFVTKIIVLYATWMPFLVVLTIYGDLEICKHETLVLIGLIIVIFGSFVQPFVSITSSRYRRMCRECSCLDPLKNWFIYTKAPSERTLRERQKKSRNSKSQYGSLTGKKTENIAERCTVNDRNESSQYLFQPIESGAIVTTVSNIGSTKENFATAKLSSSTAGPCVASASLLRADEQPHDFNSE; from the exons ATGGGATCACCTTTTTGCAACGGATCGTGTTCCTGTGTTTGCAGTATATCGAGCCCGACCGGCAATTTATCCTTTGCCGAGTGTAACGCTGACGTTCGTCGCTTCCTGCCGTATTTACTTATTGTATGCGGCAGTTTGAGCATGCTGTGGAACGCTGCTTCGCTTCTTCAGTTTGTAATTTCTTCAATAGAGCGAAAGACTATCGAATCTGATTCCACTTTTGCCTCAACTGCTTTTACAGAACTAGTCAACTCCGTCGTCAACGTTGTTCTTGGGGCAATGTTGTTAAACCAATGCATTCGCCAAACTTCTGGCGACAACGATATCAGCCCTTATTCAGTCGTCTCTGCGTTGGCGGGTTTTAGACTCATTACTCTTGGTTTCTACTCTCTGGTATTGCTGAACCGCTTCTACTCTGCAAAGCTACAATTGCTAGAAaagttttctctttccattCCGGTCTTTCCGCTACAAAATGTagccgcgcgcgcgagacTTTTGAAAGCATTATTTCATATTGCGGCACATGGGTTGGGAGCAGTGTTCTTTCCCACCAGCAAAACATATTCCTGTCTTTACATCATAAACAAATG GCGAAGATACGTTGTGTGTATTGTTAGCTGGGTTCTAATTGGTCCTGGTGTATTGATGTTGCTGTACGTGATGAAAGCTCATACTAAGATATCTTATCAAGGAAGGGTTTTgaatgaagaaagaaaagattggACAAGCTTTGATTGTCCTCCTAAAAGTGTAGGAGAAACAAATACTAATTGGTTTGCTAAAGATTGGAGATTAACTCGTGTGTTTGTGACAAAAATCATCGTTTTGTACGCAACTTGGATGCCTTTCCTA GTAGTTCTGACAATATACGGCGATTTAGAAATTTGCAAACACGAAACTCTCGTTCTTATTGGTCTTATTATTGTAATCTTTGGATCGTTTGTGCAGCCTTTCGTTAGCATAACATCATCAAGGTATCGTCGGATGTGCCGTGAATGCTCTTGCCTCGATCCGTTGAAAAATTGGTTCATTTATACAAAGGCCC CTTCTGAAAGAACATTGCgtgaaagacaaaagaagtCTCGTAATTCGAAAAGCCAATATGGATCTCtaacaggaaaaaaaactgA GAACATAGCCGAACGATGCACTGTCAACGATAGAAACGAATCTAGCCAATATCTTTTTCAGCCAATTGAAAGCGGCGCAATTGTTACTACAGTGTCAAATATTGGTTCTACGAAGGAGAA TTTTGCAACGGCAAAATTGTCTTCAAGCACAGCAGGACCTTGTGTAGCTTCAGCCTCTTTGCTACGAGCAGATGAGCAACCTCATGATTTCAATAGCGAGTAA
- the LOC136198346 gene encoding uncharacterized protein isoform X1 has translation MILSARQVLAISFRAVMAMKSPPAKVDVPNPLITRARLTYLILDVLDALKSCLFVAEEVFFPRFVAIIARLLCSRTNYSCFSCVTMGSPFCNGSCSCVCSISSPTGNLSFAECNADVRRFLPYLLIVCGSLSMLWNAASLLQFVISSIERKTIESDSTFASTAFTELVNSVVNVVLGAMLLNQCIRQTSGDNDISPYSVVSALAGFRLITLGFYSLVLLNRFYSAKLQLLEKFSLSIPVFPLQNVAARARLLKALFHIAAHGLGAVFFPTSKTYSCLYIINKWRRYVVCIVSWVLIGPGVLMLLYVMKAHTKISYQGRVLNEERKDWTSFDCPPKSVGETNTNWFAKDWRLTRVFVTKIIVLYATWMPFLVVLTIYGDLEICKHETLVLIGLIIVIFGSFVQPFVSITSSRYRRMCRECSCLDPLKNWFIYTKAPSERTLRERQKKSRNSKSQYGSLTGKKTENIAERCTVNDRNESSQYLFQPIESGAIVTTVSNIGSTKENFATAKLSSSTAGPCVASASLLRADEQPHDFNSE, from the exons ATGATTCTGAGTGCGCGTCAAGTACTAGCCATCTCCTTCAGAGCAGTGATGGCGATGAAATCACCCCCCGCTAAAGTAGACGTGCCAAATCCGCTCATCACCAGAGCCCGTTTAACGTACCTTATTTTAGATGTTTTAGACGCTTTGAAGTCTTGTCTGTTTGTTGCTGAGGAAGTTTTCTTCCCGCGGTTCGTAGCTATTATAGCACGCCTCCTTTGTTCTAGAACAAATTATTCCTG tttcagTTGCGTCACGATGGGATCACCTTTTTGCAACGGATCGTGTTCCTGTGTTTGCAGTATATCGAGCCCGACCGGCAATTTATCCTTTGCCGAGTGTAACGCTGACGTTCGTCGCTTCCTGCCGTATTTACTTATTGTATGCGGCAGTTTGAGCATGCTGTGGAACGCTGCTTCGCTTCTTCAGTTTGTAATTTCTTCAATAGAGCGAAAGACTATCGAATCTGATTCCACTTTTGCCTCAACTGCTTTTACAGAACTAGTCAACTCCGTCGTCAACGTTGTTCTTGGGGCAATGTTGTTAAACCAATGCATTCGCCAAACTTCTGGCGACAACGATATCAGCCCTTATTCAGTCGTCTCTGCGTTGGCGGGTTTTAGACTCATTACTCTTGGTTTCTACTCTCTGGTATTGCTGAACCGCTTCTACTCTGCAAAGCTACAATTGCTAGAAaagttttctctttccattCCGGTCTTTCCGCTACAAAATGTagccgcgcgcgcgagacTTTTGAAAGCATTATTTCATATTGCGGCACATGGGTTGGGAGCAGTGTTCTTTCCCACCAGCAAAACATATTCCTGTCTTTACATCATAAACAAATG GCGAAGATACGTTGTGTGTATTGTTAGCTGGGTTCTAATTGGTCCTGGTGTATTGATGTTGCTGTACGTGATGAAAGCTCATACTAAGATATCTTATCAAGGAAGGGTTTTgaatgaagaaagaaaagattggACAAGCTTTGATTGTCCTCCTAAAAGTGTAGGAGAAACAAATACTAATTGGTTTGCTAAAGATTGGAGATTAACTCGTGTGTTTGTGACAAAAATCATCGTTTTGTACGCAACTTGGATGCCTTTCCTA GTAGTTCTGACAATATACGGCGATTTAGAAATTTGCAAACACGAAACTCTCGTTCTTATTGGTCTTATTATTGTAATCTTTGGATCGTTTGTGCAGCCTTTCGTTAGCATAACATCATCAAGGTATCGTCGGATGTGCCGTGAATGCTCTTGCCTCGATCCGTTGAAAAATTGGTTCATTTATACAAAGGCCC CTTCTGAAAGAACATTGCgtgaaagacaaaagaagtCTCGTAATTCGAAAAGCCAATATGGATCTCtaacaggaaaaaaaactgA GAACATAGCCGAACGATGCACTGTCAACGATAGAAACGAATCTAGCCAATATCTTTTTCAGCCAATTGAAAGCGGCGCAATTGTTACTACAGTGTCAAATATTGGTTCTACGAAGGAGAA TTTTGCAACGGCAAAATTGTCTTCAAGCACAGCAGGACCTTGTGTAGCTTCAGCCTCTTTGCTACGAGCAGATGAGCAACCTCATGATTTCAATAGCGAGTAA